From Actinopolymorpha cephalotaxi, one genomic window encodes:
- a CDS encoding nucleotidyltransferase family protein — protein sequence MPADPAEGLDADGFIVTGADLVNVRGPYDAVLADVRTTAETALGSHLHGLYLYGSVATGQAVPPSSDLDLSAIVTDAGAVETCRRLGAELSARHRSVVREVGISPGLLDDLVADNDAGRAERCFLKHYCVGVAGTDLRPGLPRCRPDKAIAREFVGELAPRIRQFTERLDAAATPAEVETVAILVARRLLMAAAVVYSIPDRTWTTARAAGAAMLGRHHPAYAVQVSRALAWVGPDRHADPRYVPPSRAAVRTLLADVGALVMCDVERYLASGD from the coding sequence ATGCCGGCGGATCCGGCGGAGGGGCTCGACGCGGACGGGTTCATCGTCACCGGTGCGGACCTCGTCAACGTCCGCGGACCGTACGACGCCGTGCTGGCCGACGTTCGAACGACCGCCGAGACCGCGCTGGGTTCGCACCTGCACGGCCTCTACCTCTATGGGAGCGTTGCCACCGGTCAGGCCGTTCCGCCCTCCTCGGACCTCGACCTGTCGGCGATCGTCACTGATGCGGGCGCGGTCGAGACGTGTCGCCGGCTCGGCGCGGAGCTGTCGGCCCGGCATCGTTCCGTCGTACGAGAGGTGGGCATATCCCCTGGCCTGCTTGACGATCTGGTCGCCGACAACGACGCAGGCCGGGCGGAGCGCTGCTTCCTGAAGCACTACTGCGTCGGTGTCGCCGGCACCGACCTGCGCCCGGGTCTCCCGCGATGCCGGCCGGACAAGGCGATCGCCCGCGAGTTCGTCGGAGAGCTTGCTCCGAGGATCAGGCAGTTCACCGAACGACTGGACGCGGCAGCCACGCCCGCCGAGGTGGAGACGGTCGCGATACTGGTCGCCCGGCGCCTCCTGATGGCGGCCGCCGTGGTGTATTCCATCCCCGATCGCACCTGGACCACGGCGCGTGCCGCCGGGGCAGCCATGCTCGGCCGGCATCATCCCGCGTACGCCGTTCAGGTTTCTCGTGCGCTCGCGTGGGTCGGCCCGGACCGCCACGCGGATCCTCGGTACGTCCCGCCCAGCCGCGCGGCCGTCCGAACTCTGCTCGCCGACGTGGGGGCCTTGGTCATGTGCGACGTCGAGCGCTACCTCGCGTCCGGCGACTGA
- a CDS encoding rhodanese-like domain-containing protein: MTQAIHQVDAPTVAGWLAGAERGDVVTVVDVRTPAEFESAHIRGSYNVPLRLLDEHADQLRDRLGHRVVLVCQSGIRADQARKRLAAVGMEGLHVLDGGVPAYAAAGGNVVYGRSRWSIERQVRLVAGLLVLVGTLTSLVVPWMLAVAVFVGAGLTFAGLTDNCMMGRLLARLPYNRGEEPSAETVLGRLPKRKAA; encoded by the coding sequence ATGACCCAGGCAATCCATCAGGTCGACGCACCGACCGTCGCCGGCTGGCTGGCCGGCGCGGAACGTGGCGACGTGGTGACCGTCGTCGACGTCCGCACGCCCGCGGAGTTCGAGTCCGCCCACATCAGGGGCTCCTACAACGTGCCGCTGCGACTGCTCGACGAGCACGCCGACCAGCTGCGTGATCGTCTCGGCCACCGGGTGGTGCTCGTGTGCCAGTCCGGCATCCGGGCCGACCAGGCCCGGAAACGCCTCGCCGCCGTCGGCATGGAGGGCCTGCACGTCCTGGACGGCGGCGTGCCCGCCTACGCCGCCGCCGGTGGGAACGTCGTGTACGGGCGCAGTCGGTGGTCGATCGAGCGGCAGGTACGCCTGGTCGCGGGCCTGCTGGTCCTCGTGGGCACGCTGACCAGCCTGGTGGTGCCGTGGATGCTCGCCGTCGCCGTGTTCGTCGGCGCCGGTCTGACGTTCGCCGGGCTCACCGACAACTGCATGATGGGCCGCCTGCTGGCCCGCCTGCCGTACAACCGGGGCGAGGAGCCCAGCGCCGAGACGGTTCTGGGCCGGCTCCCGAAGCGCAAGGCGGCATGA
- a CDS encoding integrin alpha yields the protein MRTIPVVALTAALTAGLTGVATAAPALAAPTTPPITAIGIPGEDLGTQPDAGAVEVRYADGRHQILYPSGYHAGDRFGTAVTELDVDGDSVSDLVVGAPGRDVGTAADAGAVYLFHGSSTGLRPWKVLTQGSGGVPGQAQAGAAFGSALSWSAGSSSVPRSLTVGAPRWDVGGAADAGAVALLSLTQSADPTVTGTLLTENSPELGSSAQAGDRLGAAVQGAGALAAPGRTVDGAKGAGAVYVRTDPRVAAYTRISQNTPGMPGTAEAGDGFGSALAYGAPSGLWIGVPGEDAGSLTDAGMVNTFGDTNEDGVPAEPGPAYTQNSTGPGGPVAGTAEAGDRFGAALASYPPSEQSDADVVLVGAPGEDLGTIRDAGMVNEIWGGGRSLTQASTAGIEEAGDRFGSSLVAGNGAGGNWTPRILVGAPGEDAGAGAVVVVSNGAAIWKQVTGSPEAGDGYGTALDARLG from the coding sequence ATGCGAACGATCCCGGTCGTCGCTCTCACCGCCGCGCTCACTGCCGGTCTCACAGGCGTCGCGACCGCCGCTCCGGCGCTCGCCGCCCCGACGACCCCGCCGATCACCGCGATCGGCATTCCCGGTGAGGATCTGGGCACACAGCCGGATGCCGGCGCGGTCGAGGTGCGGTACGCCGACGGCCGCCACCAGATCCTGTACCCCTCCGGCTACCACGCCGGCGACCGTTTCGGTACGGCCGTCACCGAGCTCGACGTCGACGGGGACTCCGTCTCCGACCTCGTGGTGGGCGCCCCCGGTCGCGACGTCGGCACCGCCGCGGACGCCGGAGCCGTCTACCTGTTCCACGGCTCGTCGACCGGACTGCGCCCGTGGAAGGTCCTGACCCAGGGCAGCGGCGGGGTTCCCGGCCAGGCCCAGGCCGGTGCGGCGTTCGGCTCCGCGCTGTCGTGGTCTGCGGGGTCGAGTTCGGTTCCGCGCAGCCTGACCGTCGGCGCACCCCGCTGGGACGTCGGCGGCGCGGCGGACGCGGGGGCGGTCGCGCTCCTGTCCCTCACCCAGTCTGCCGACCCGACCGTGACCGGCACCCTGCTCACCGAGAACTCACCCGAACTCGGCAGCTCCGCGCAGGCCGGCGACCGGCTCGGCGCCGCGGTCCAGGGGGCAGGAGCGCTGGCCGCACCGGGCCGGACGGTCGACGGTGCGAAGGGAGCCGGCGCCGTCTACGTACGCACCGACCCGCGAGTCGCGGCGTACACCCGAATCAGCCAGAACACTCCTGGCATGCCGGGTACGGCCGAGGCGGGCGACGGCTTCGGCAGTGCGCTCGCCTACGGCGCGCCGAGCGGCCTGTGGATCGGCGTACCCGGTGAGGACGCCGGCAGCCTGACCGACGCCGGCATGGTCAACACGTTCGGCGACACCAACGAGGACGGCGTTCCGGCCGAGCCGGGTCCGGCGTACACGCAGAACTCCACCGGACCCGGCGGACCGGTCGCGGGCACGGCCGAGGCGGGCGACCGGTTCGGCGCGGCCCTCGCGTCCTACCCGCCGAGCGAGCAGTCCGACGCCGACGTGGTGCTCGTCGGGGCGCCGGGGGAGGACCTCGGCACGATCCGCGACGCCGGCATGGTGAACGAGATCTGGGGCGGTGGCAGGTCGCTGACCCAGGCGAGCACGGCCGGGATCGAGGAGGCCGGTGACCGGTTCGGCTCCAGCCTGGTCGCGGGCAACGGAGCCGGCGGGAACTGGACCCCGCGCATCCTGGTCGGTGCGCCGGGCGAGGACGCCGGCGCCGGTGCCGTCGTGGTCGTGAGCAACGGCGCGGCGATCTGGAAACAGGTCACCGGAAGTCCCGAGGCCGGCGACGGGTACGGCACCGCACTGGACGCACGCCTCGGCTGA
- a CDS encoding GNAT family N-acetyltransferase, whose translation MDRHDIRLRALRDDEVPAAVAVLARGMRDNPSHVAAFGDDPERRLRALRRMFTGLFGAVRHEQRICAVDDDDAIVGFMVAAAPGSCRPSPAQTARMAWSLLPLGPATLARVGAWQRDWGRHDPHQAHSHFGPLAVDAHLQGRGIGTTMLRAYTSRLDATDQLGYLETDKPENVPLYQRHGFMVTGRQDVLGTPNWFMERKPR comes from the coding sequence GTGGACAGGCACGACATCCGGCTGCGCGCGTTGCGCGACGACGAGGTGCCGGCCGCGGTCGCTGTGCTCGCCCGCGGCATGCGGGACAACCCGAGCCACGTCGCGGCGTTCGGCGACGACCCCGAGCGCCGCCTGCGCGCGCTTCGGCGCATGTTCACCGGCCTGTTCGGCGCGGTGCGGCACGAGCAGCGGATCTGTGCGGTCGACGATGACGACGCGATCGTCGGGTTCATGGTGGCCGCCGCCCCCGGCTCCTGCCGGCCGTCCCCGGCGCAGACCGCGCGGATGGCGTGGTCACTGCTCCCGCTGGGCCCGGCGACCCTGGCTCGCGTCGGCGCCTGGCAGCGCGACTGGGGTCGGCACGACCCGCACCAGGCGCACTCCCACTTCGGGCCGCTCGCGGTGGACGCTCACCTGCAGGGGCGGGGCATCGGTACGACGATGCTGCGTGCCTACACCAGCCGGCTCGACGCCACCGACCAGCTCGGCTATCTGGAGACCGACAAGCCCGAGAACGTCCCGCTCTACCAGCGGCACGGCTTCATGGTCACCGGCCGGCAGGACGTTCTCGGAACGCCGAATTGGTTCATGGAACGCAAGCCCCGCTAG
- a CDS encoding metal-sensitive transcriptional regulator, with protein MEIEANQLKDVVNRLKRVQGQLGGVIRMIEEGRDCADVVTQLAAAARALDRAGFKIIATGLRQCMVEEEGERKIDEAQLERLFLSLA; from the coding sequence ATGGAGATCGAGGCAAACCAGCTCAAGGACGTCGTGAACCGCCTGAAGCGGGTGCAAGGCCAGCTTGGCGGTGTGATCCGGATGATCGAGGAAGGCCGTGACTGCGCCGACGTGGTGACCCAGCTCGCGGCCGCGGCCCGGGCGCTCGACCGTGCCGGCTTCAAGATCATCGCCACCGGCCTGCGGCAGTGCATGGTGGAGGAAGAGGGCGAACGGAAGATCGACGAGGCCCAGCTGGAGCGGCTGTTCCTGTCCCTCGCCTGA
- a CDS encoding dihydrofolate reductase family protein: MARLIYSALASLDGYVEDADGGFEWAAPDEEVHAYVNDLERPIGTYLYGRRMYDTMIYWETVDTSGQPEVAQDFTKLWRAADKIVYSRTLETPSSARTRIERDFDPAAIRALKESSARDLSIGGAELGAQAIAAGLVDEYHLFLNPVIVGGGKRALPDGVHVPLRLLDEHRFGSGVVHLHYALG; encoded by the coding sequence ATGGCCAGGCTGATCTACTCCGCACTCGCGTCACTGGACGGGTACGTCGAGGACGCGGACGGCGGGTTCGAGTGGGCCGCTCCCGACGAGGAGGTGCACGCGTACGTCAACGACCTCGAACGCCCGATCGGCACCTACCTCTACGGCCGCAGGATGTACGACACGATGATCTACTGGGAGACCGTGGACACCAGCGGTCAACCGGAGGTTGCGCAGGACTTCACCAAGCTCTGGCGGGCCGCCGACAAGATCGTGTACTCACGCACGCTCGAAACGCCGTCGAGTGCGCGGACCCGGATCGAGCGTGACTTCGACCCCGCGGCGATCCGAGCGCTCAAGGAGTCCTCGGCCCGCGACCTCTCGATCGGCGGCGCCGAGCTCGGGGCCCAGGCGATCGCCGCCGGCCTGGTCGACGAATACCACCTGTTCCTCAACCCGGTGATCGTCGGCGGTGGCAAGCGTGCGCTGCCCGACGGCGTTCACGTCCCGCTCCGGCTTCTGGACGAACATCGCTTCGGTAGTGGAGTCGTACACCTCCACTACGCGCTCGGTTGA
- a CDS encoding chloride channel protein has translation MSTSSSPIRDVRHLGDFTATARMLTIVAIAVPVGLLSAGLAWALLRLIGLITNAVFYQRLATSLVAPGSGSHPAWLLLLAPVAGGLVIGLMARYGSEKIRGHGMPEAIEAILMGGSKVQPRVAFLKPVSAAVAIGTGGPFGAEGPIIMTGGAAGSIVAQFLHLTADERKTLLVAGAAGGMAATFNAPLASILLAAELLLFEFRPRSLVPVTASVAVATVARGALLGHGAIFLNTAPLHLTWSTYPLCVVSGVVSALLAVVATLLVYASEDAFRRLPIHWMWWPAIGGLVIGIGGLIQPRALGVGYDVIDAELTGHIALGAVAGILVVKTLIWSLSLGSGTSGGVLAPMFMIGGALGALEAHVFPSVGVGFWALIALAGVLGGVMRSPLTGVVFALELTHRFDALLPLVVAATSAYAISVLLLKRSVLTEKIARRGYHLSREYDVDPLEIMFVSEVMTTRLVEFDHDLDAGTAYRALANPDDEYAAWKQQLYPVVGPDGQLGVVTRGALFHAQDTSPATPVGSLVVRSPVTTDADQTLRHAAELMAAHDVTTLPVFDPQGADTLAGIVTLPQLLGGRVRDQQEARERERVLQVRLIGRTSPGRISERASARS, from the coding sequence GTGAGTACCTCGTCATCCCCGATCCGCGACGTCCGCCATCTCGGCGACTTCACCGCCACCGCGCGGATGCTGACCATCGTCGCGATCGCTGTGCCCGTTGGACTTCTGTCGGCCGGCCTGGCCTGGGCACTGCTCCGGCTGATCGGACTGATCACCAACGCCGTCTTCTACCAGCGCCTCGCGACGTCGCTGGTCGCGCCCGGCAGCGGGTCGCATCCGGCCTGGCTGCTGCTGCTCGCCCCGGTGGCCGGCGGTCTGGTGATCGGACTGATGGCGAGGTACGGCTCGGAGAAGATCCGGGGCCACGGCATGCCGGAAGCCATCGAGGCGATCCTGATGGGCGGGAGCAAGGTCCAGCCCCGGGTCGCGTTCCTCAAGCCGGTCTCCGCCGCCGTGGCGATCGGCACCGGTGGCCCGTTCGGCGCCGAGGGGCCGATCATCATGACCGGCGGGGCGGCCGGGTCGATCGTCGCGCAGTTCCTCCACCTGACCGCGGACGAGCGAAAGACGCTGCTGGTCGCCGGTGCGGCCGGCGGGATGGCAGCGACGTTCAACGCCCCGCTCGCCTCGATCCTGCTCGCCGCCGAACTGCTGCTCTTCGAGTTCCGGCCGCGCAGCCTGGTGCCGGTCACCGCCTCGGTCGCCGTGGCCACGGTGGCCCGGGGCGCCCTGCTCGGGCACGGCGCGATCTTCCTCAACACCGCACCCCTGCACCTGACCTGGTCCACCTACCCGCTGTGCGTGGTCTCCGGGGTCGTCTCCGCACTGCTCGCCGTGGTCGCGACGCTTCTGGTGTACGCGTCGGAGGACGCGTTCCGACGGCTGCCGATCCACTGGATGTGGTGGCCCGCCATCGGCGGACTGGTGATCGGCATCGGCGGGCTGATCCAGCCCCGGGCACTCGGCGTGGGCTACGACGTCATCGACGCCGAGCTCACCGGCCACATCGCGCTCGGCGCGGTCGCCGGGATCCTCGTCGTCAAGACGCTGATCTGGTCCCTGTCCCTCGGTTCGGGCACCTCCGGCGGCGTACTGGCGCCGATGTTCATGATCGGAGGAGCGCTCGGCGCCCTGGAAGCCCACGTGTTCCCCAGTGTGGGTGTCGGATTCTGGGCGCTGATCGCCCTCGCCGGCGTACTCGGCGGTGTCATGCGCTCACCGCTGACCGGTGTGGTGTTCGCTCTCGAGCTCACGCACCGGTTCGACGCCCTGCTGCCCCTGGTCGTGGCCGCCACCTCCGCGTACGCCATCTCCGTGCTGCTGCTGAAGCGGTCGGTGCTCACCGAGAAGATCGCCCGCCGCGGCTACCACCTCAGTCGCGAGTACGACGTCGACCCGCTGGAGATCATGTTCGTCAGCGAGGTGATGACCACCCGGCTGGTGGAGTTCGACCATGACCTCGACGCGGGTACGGCTTACCGGGCGCTCGCCAACCCCGACGACGAGTACGCCGCCTGGAAGCAGCAGCTCTATCCCGTGGTCGGCCCCGACGGACAGCTCGGGGTGGTCACCCGCGGCGCGCTCTTCCACGCGCAGGACACGTCGCCGGCCACGCCGGTGGGATCGCTGGTCGTCCGCTCACCGGTCACCACCGACGCAGACCAGACCCTCCGGCACGCGGCCGAACTGATGGCGGCGCACGACGTCACGACCCTGCCGGTGTTCGACCCGCAGGGCGCCGACACGCTGGCCGGGATCGTGACGCTGCCGCAGTTGCTCGGCGGCCGGGTCCGCGACCAGCAGGAGGCCCGGGAACGCGAGCGCGTCCTCCAGGTCCGCCTCATCGGCCGTACGTCACCCGGCCGGATCTCCGAGCGCGCGTCCGCACGTTCGTGA
- a CDS encoding SDR family oxidoreductase → MPQQILVTGGTGLLGRQVVRRLLDAGAQVRVMSRRARPAGDHSPYAWATADLRSGAGVAEAVAGVDAVVHCATAFGRQAELHLVRTLVSAVGPAGAAGRDGPPHLLYTSIVGVDRIPLPYYKGKLAAEQLVQQSGLPYTVLRATQFHDLLRAVFAAAATVPGVMAVPGFDFQPVDAGEVAGRLASLAIARPVGRAPDFAGPEVRHAGEFAAMFLEASGQRRRILPIRLPGRTFGAYRAGAHLAPDQAAGKVTFADYLAGITDVRDRSYRARS, encoded by the coding sequence GTGCCCCAACAGATTCTGGTCACCGGTGGCACCGGCCTGCTCGGCAGGCAGGTGGTCCGGCGGCTGCTCGACGCGGGTGCGCAGGTGCGGGTGATGAGCCGCCGCGCACGGCCCGCCGGGGACCACTCGCCGTACGCCTGGGCGACCGCGGACCTGCGGTCAGGTGCGGGCGTGGCGGAGGCCGTCGCCGGGGTGGATGCCGTCGTGCACTGTGCGACCGCGTTCGGCCGGCAGGCGGAGCTCCACCTCGTACGCACGCTGGTCAGCGCGGTCGGCCCGGCCGGCGCGGCCGGCCGCGATGGGCCGCCCCACCTGCTGTACACCTCGATCGTCGGTGTCGACCGCATCCCACTTCCTTACTACAAAGGGAAGTTGGCGGCCGAGCAGCTCGTTCAGCAGTCGGGTCTGCCGTACACCGTCCTGCGGGCCACGCAGTTTCACGACCTGCTGCGCGCGGTGTTCGCCGCGGCGGCGACGGTACCGGGCGTGATGGCGGTGCCCGGCTTCGACTTCCAGCCCGTCGACGCGGGCGAGGTGGCCGGCCGGCTCGCGTCGCTCGCGATCGCCCGCCCGGTGGGCCGTGCACCCGACTTCGCCGGACCCGAGGTGCGGCACGCGGGTGAGTTCGCAGCTATGTTCCTCGAGGCGAGCGGCCAACGGCGGCGCATCCTTCCGATCCGGCTTCCGGGCCGGACCTTCGGCGCCTACCGGGCCGGTGCGCACCTGGCCCCGGACCAGGCGGCCGGGAAGGTCACCTTCGCGGACTACCTCGCGGGGATCACCGACGTACGAGATCGCTCGTACCGTGCCCGGAGCTGA
- a CDS encoding sulfite exporter TauE/SafE family protein gives MTAALLLGLLIGVLLGLLGGGGSILAVPALVYGVGMPLRTAIPTSLVVVGISALTGLVPRLRTGQIQWRIAAVFGLSGAAAAFGGAAVNRSLPPWVVLAGFAVLMVAAGLRMLREPSEEGGACALPGGGVHWQTCLPKAIATGAVVGFLTGLFGVGGGFLIVPALVLLLGLPMTAAVGTSLVIVAVNAAAGFAAYAGQVTLDWGLTAAFAGSAIVGSLVAGRAATRLDAGRMRRWFAYLVLAVAVLVVVLLVVDPAAIEH, from the coding sequence ATGACCGCGGCACTCCTGCTCGGGTTGCTCATCGGCGTCCTGCTGGGCCTGCTGGGCGGCGGCGGTTCCATCCTCGCGGTGCCCGCTCTGGTCTACGGCGTGGGCATGCCGTTGCGTACCGCGATTCCCACGTCGCTGGTCGTCGTCGGCATCTCGGCCCTGACCGGTCTCGTCCCACGTCTGCGGACCGGGCAGATCCAGTGGCGGATCGCCGCGGTGTTCGGGCTGTCCGGCGCGGCAGCGGCCTTCGGCGGCGCCGCTGTCAACCGGAGCTTGCCTCCGTGGGTCGTGCTCGCGGGTTTCGCCGTCCTGATGGTGGCCGCCGGCCTGCGCATGCTGCGCGAACCCTCCGAGGAGGGCGGGGCCTGCGCGCTGCCGGGTGGCGGTGTCCACTGGCAGACCTGCCTGCCCAAGGCGATCGCCACCGGAGCCGTCGTCGGCTTCCTGACCGGGCTGTTCGGCGTCGGCGGCGGGTTCCTCATCGTCCCCGCACTCGTACTCCTCCTCGGCCTGCCGATGACGGCCGCCGTCGGCACCTCACTCGTCATCGTCGCGGTCAACGCCGCGGCCGGGTTCGCCGCCTACGCCGGCCAGGTGACCCTCGACTGGGGACTCACCGCGGCGTTCGCCGGAAGCGCGATCGTCGGCTCGCTCGTCGCGGGCCGTGCCGCCACCCGGTTGGACGCCGGCCGGATGCGCCGCTGGTTCGCCTACCTCGTCCTGGCCGTCGCGGTCCTCGTCGTCGTACTCCTCGTCGTCGACCCGGCCGCGATCGAGCACTGA
- a CDS encoding MarR family winged helix-turn-helix transcriptional regulator yields the protein MPTDTQYRQLLAFRNQLRRFDRWSREAAADYGLTHAQHQLLLAIRGSTTPGGPTIGEIADALLIKAHSAGELVDRLAVHGMVTRERDADDHRRVHLRLTEEGERTLAQLTKVHLAELRELAALMHGLPSDT from the coding sequence GTGCCCACCGACACGCAGTACCGACAGCTGCTGGCGTTCCGTAACCAACTCCGTCGCTTCGACCGATGGAGCCGCGAAGCCGCCGCCGACTACGGACTGACGCACGCGCAGCACCAACTGCTGCTGGCGATCCGCGGGTCGACGACCCCGGGCGGGCCGACGATCGGCGAGATCGCGGACGCTCTGCTGATCAAGGCGCACAGCGCGGGCGAGCTCGTCGACCGGCTCGCGGTCCACGGGATGGTGACGCGCGAACGCGATGCCGACGACCACCGCCGCGTGCACCTGCGGCTCACCGAGGAGGGCGAACGCACGCTCGCCCAGCTCACCAAGGTCCACCTGGCCGAGTTGCGCGAACTCGCCGCGCTGATGCACGGCCTTCCCTCGGACACGTAG
- a CDS encoding MBL fold metallo-hydrolase, which translates to MNLIETIETSSLGDRSYLATDGEVAVVVDPQRDIDRVLALVERHGVRVTHVLETHVHNDYVTGGLELARRLGAAYVLSADDEVAYERQPVADGDVLTTGGLRIRVLHTPGHTHHHLSYVLEDGDGNPEAVFTGGSLLYGTTGRTDLVGPEFTKELTHAQYASARRLAELLPPPTKVFPTHGFGSFCSASQSQADESSIAHESNVNPALTLAEQEFVDDLIAGLDAFPTYYARMAPINRQGPAPVDLSLPERVDGAELRRRIEAGEWVVDLRDRTAFAAGHLTGSLGFELSTNFVTYLGWLYQWGTPLTLVGDSEDQIADARRELVRIGVDALAGMAVGDIAALADGQELRSYPVSDFAGLARERADRAVHVLDARRNDERRAGGVTGSQHIPLHELGDRLDEVPGGEVWVYCGSGYRASIAASVLDRPGRQVVLINDSYASARKAGLDTETP; encoded by the coding sequence ATGAACCTGATCGAGACGATCGAGACGTCCAGCCTGGGCGACCGCAGCTATCTGGCCACCGACGGCGAGGTCGCGGTGGTGGTCGACCCGCAGCGCGACATCGACCGGGTGCTCGCGCTGGTCGAGCGGCACGGCGTACGCGTCACGCACGTGCTGGAGACCCACGTCCACAACGACTACGTGACCGGTGGCCTGGAGCTCGCCCGCAGGCTCGGCGCCGCCTACGTGCTGTCCGCCGACGACGAGGTCGCCTACGAGCGGCAGCCGGTCGCCGACGGAGACGTGCTCACCACCGGCGGGCTCAGGATCCGGGTGCTGCACACCCCCGGCCACACCCACCACCACCTGAGCTACGTGCTCGAGGACGGCGACGGCAACCCCGAGGCGGTGTTCACCGGAGGGTCCCTGCTGTACGGCACCACGGGGCGCACGGACCTGGTGGGCCCGGAGTTCACCAAGGAACTCACCCACGCGCAGTACGCCTCCGCCCGCCGACTGGCCGAGCTGCTTCCGCCACCGACGAAGGTCTTTCCCACCCACGGTTTCGGCAGCTTCTGTTCGGCCTCGCAGTCCCAGGCGGACGAGTCGAGCATCGCGCACGAGAGCAACGTCAACCCTGCCTTGACACTGGCCGAGCAGGAGTTCGTCGACGACCTGATCGCCGGGCTGGACGCGTTCCCCACCTACTACGCGCGGATGGCGCCGATCAACCGCCAGGGACCCGCACCCGTCGACCTCTCACTGCCCGAGCGGGTCGACGGGGCGGAGCTGCGGCGCCGGATCGAGGCGGGCGAGTGGGTGGTCGACCTGCGTGACCGCACGGCTTTCGCCGCCGGACACCTGACCGGCTCGCTCGGTTTCGAGTTGTCCACCAACTTCGTCACCTACCTCGGCTGGCTCTACCAGTGGGGCACCCCACTGACCCTGGTCGGAGACTCCGAGGACCAGATCGCCGACGCCCGCCGCGAACTCGTCCGCATCGGTGTCGACGCCCTGGCCGGCATGGCGGTCGGCGACATCGCCGCGCTCGCCGACGGACAGGAGCTGCGTTCCTACCCCGTCTCCGACTTTGCCGGACTTGCCCGCGAACGCGCAGATCGCGCCGTTCACGTCCTGGACGCCCGCCGCAACGACGAACGGCGGGCGGGCGGCGTGACCGGCTCCCAGCACATCCCGCTGCACGAGTTGGGTGACCGCCTGGACGAGGTGCCCGGCGGCGAGGTCTGGGTGTACTGCGGCTCCGGTTACCGCGCGTCCATCGCGGCATCGGTTCTCGACCGGCCGGGCCGTCAGGTCGTGCTCATCAACGACAGTTACGCTTCGGCCCGCAAAGCCGGGCTTGACACCGAAACCCCGTGA
- a CDS encoding TetR/AcrR family transcriptional regulator, with translation MPRQTSSSGRTGRPAVTSRPQILAAARRIIDRDGWEKPTVRRLAAELGIGPTTLYHHVRDREDLLIQLLDGHSDQTLHPALPSEPRDRIVTAAAAIRSVWCYTVGEILVRAHSSGRPQNGGSTGGGTFFGGIDAARMPRLADIGDRWPELAVRDIYRQALEAFVDGLLAQATSGRKSRKTRGS, from the coding sequence GTGCCTCGACAGACCTCATCGAGCGGCCGCACCGGCCGGCCGGCAGTGACCTCCCGTCCGCAGATCCTGGCGGCGGCCCGTCGGATCATCGACCGGGACGGGTGGGAGAAGCCGACCGTCCGGCGCCTGGCCGCCGAACTCGGCATCGGGCCGACCACGCTGTACCACCATGTACGCGACCGCGAGGACCTGCTGATCCAGCTGCTCGACGGCCACTCCGACCAGACCCTGCACCCGGCTCTGCCGAGCGAGCCGCGCGATCGCATCGTCACCGCGGCCGCGGCCATCCGCAGTGTCTGGTGCTACACCGTCGGCGAGATCCTCGTCCGCGCCCACTCGTCGGGCCGGCCCCAGAACGGCGGATCCACCGGCGGCGGCACCTTCTTCGGCGGCATCGACGCCGCCCGGATGCCACGCCTGGCCGATATCGGTGACCGCTGGCCGGAGCTCGCCGTGCGGGACATCTACCGCCAGGCGCTCGAGGCGTTCGTCGACGGGCTGCTCGCCCAGGCCACCTCAGGGCGAAAGTCCAGGAAAACAAGGGGTTCCTGA